The sequence ACTTTATCTTTCCCTCTTCCCTTTATCTTTCCTTCTTTCTAATGGAACTTGATTATCTTCATGGTTTAGGGGTTTTATTTTAGTTTCAtgcactacacaaatttatgcTAAAACTAGaccaatttttttcctaattgaccttccacacctcttcaacatacccattgcacaccaaggtactCATGCTAGTTATTTATATTGTCCATTTTAAGACAAACAATTACTTCAAATTTTCATTCATCATCCCAACCCAAAAATTATAAATTCAAAAACATGTAAAAACAAAAGAATAAATCTTAGAAAAATATTCGAACAACCTTTTTAGCAAATATATCCACTTCACCATGAATTTCACATTTAACAACATTGTTGATTTGTGTACACATCTTCTATAATGCAAAAGAAACATCTACGTCCAATGAATTCTTGCTTATCGCCCTCCTTATCATTCCTTCAACATCACTTTCCTTCAAATGTTTATACGTAGATTACCCACGTTTTATTGAATCCTTTACTGTAAACACACAATTTAACATTCACATGGACCCTCGTGCGCAGACCTTCATTGTATTGACTAGACTATAGAGGGACATTGGAATCGTTTTGTTTTCTCCATACGTTGAGTAGTGGAATCTTTTTTCACAAATGTTCAGTATTTATTACTTGGTCAGACTCAGAAAATTTCTTCCTTCAATTTAGAAGAAAACGTGTGGATCTCTATTTGCTCCAAGGAAAcagtatttgaaaaataaaaaataaaaacaattcttAAATTTTCTCAACAACAAAAATCCATTAAAAATATTGGCCTAAGCAACTGAGAGGAAGCAGAAAATTTCGGCGAAAAGTATGGATGCTCTTTTTCCACGAAACAGCACTTACAATTCAAGTGCACTGCAGATAAAATGTTACATCTTCTCAAATCAAATGATAGGCGTTTCCCACTATTTTATTCTTTCCTTGACCCTTTCTCATATTCCACGGTCAAAGTGGGGTAGCTGCCTCGCTTCTCTTCTTCCTATTTAACCACAAACACCCCTTCCTCTTCTACACTGCTCTTCTCTTTCTCTgcctttctttactctctttttccAACTTCTTTATTCCGATTTTTCAAATTCTTTACTCTGTTTCTCTAAATTATTTTGGCAAAGCTTCTTTGTCACTGTGAAAgagagaagaaaatgagacaggaaACAGTTTGTGTAACAGGGGCAGGAGGATTCATTGCCTCCTGGCTTGTTAAAAGATTGTTGACCAAAGGTTATACTGTTAAAGGAGCAGTTCGTAATCCTGGTCAGTATGTATAATAATCGCATCTATAAATCTATTACTGATTCATATCTATGATTTATATCTGATAAGAGTTGATGTTTGATTGAAGCACAGATGATGGCAAGTATAAACATCTGAGGGAGTTGGAAGGAGCCAAAGAGAGGCTACAACTTGTGAAGGCTGATATTCTTGACTACCAAAGCATGATTGAAGCTATTAGAGGATGTGATGGTGTGTTTCACATGGCCTGTCTTCTCACGGATGACCCAGTAAGTTATAGCTTTTTGAATATGTGTTTTATCTCAAAGAAAAGGGTTTATTGTCCTTGTGAAGCTTGCTCTAATGGTGATGGTTTGTGCAGGAACAAGTGATAGAACCAGCTGTGAAAGGAACTGCAAATGTGTTGGACGCTTGCGCAGAATGGGGAGTAAAGCGCCTAGTCATGACCTCTTCAGTGGGTACAGTTTACATGGACCCCAACAGAGATCCACACCTTGTGGTTGATGAAAACTGTTGGAGTGATTTGGATTACTGCGTTCAAACAAAGGTATTCTTTAAACATTATTAGTAGACTTAAAAAGCTATTGTTTCAAGAACATACTAATTCATGGGAATTTATTGGACAAATCACTAACAGATTTAATGATGCAGAACTGGTACTGCTATGCCAAAACAGTGGCAGAAAAAGCTGCATGGAAGATAGCCGAGGAGAGGAATTTGGATATGGTGGTAGTGAACCCCTCTTTGGTTTTAGGTCCTTTGCTGCAGACCTCCATGAACGCCAGTACTGCTCATGTTATGAAATATCTAACAGGTATGCAGAAGCTAGAATGTAtttcattaccattcatcatttaatatatcacttaaaaTTGTCATTGAACTGTTTGATATTTATCTAGAACAAgtagattaaattaaaaatataatgtgCAGGTTCAGCCAAAACATATGCAAACTTAACCCAGGCATATGTGGATGTGAGAGATGTAGCAGAAGCTCATATATTAGTGTATGAAACACCATCTGCTTGTGGGCGTTATCTGTGTGCAGAAAGCAATATGCACCGTGGAGAATTGGTGGATCTCTTGGCCCAATTGTTCCCCCAATATCCTCTTCCTCTCATGTACTCAATAAACTTTTATCTCTTATCTTTTTCACATAATTTTCAATGGATTCTTTGCCCCCTTATCAATCAGTTCAACTAATGCTTTTGCTCCCTGTCTCTGCAGGTGTTCTGACCAGAAAAATCCAAGGAAACAGGCTTACAAATTCTCTAATGACAAGATGAGAAAACTTGGGCTTTCATTTACACCAATGAAAGAGTGCCTGGCTGATACAGTAGCCAGCCTGCAGAATAAGGGTTTTCTTCATTAGCTTTGCCCTTGAATTCAGACCCACTTTGCTTAAAGATCAAATGGTTTCGATTTTTTGACTGGTAGAAAAATTTCAAACTAACCAGCAATATTCTTCCTTCAGAGGAAGTTTAGCAATGTAATTCTGATGAAAACGGAGGGGAATATCTCCTCTTTCAAAGTTGTAAAACGTAACAGACCAAATGATAAGTTTGCTGCTTCACGTCCTGAAGAGCACAAATGTGTATTTTTCattcataattttttaaaaataatgacTACATCAGTCATTCAAGCTACATCTGCCCCTAAAGGTTTTATTCAATTACTTTTATTGAAACAGTGAGTGTTGTTAATTGGTAAATTGTAACCAGTCATCACGTAATCAAAATAAAACTAACTAAAAGTAGAATTTTTTAAAGTTGAACTGAACACTCTGTACAATCGTTTGGATGGGAAAAAAACATGCAGAGAAACTTTTGCACTGGGTACTGTCTACGTGACTGCCTATAAATGTTAGATTATGTATTGAAAATATAAAAGGTATTACTTATTGACTCCTTTTCTTCGAAGTGAAGTCAGTGAATCACTGAATAGAGAGGTGGGAAACCAGGAAATGGTCTTTGATAGAAAAGAGCTGTACAGAGCAGTACCTTTTCCCTCTGAAAAGAGAAGACAAAGTCAAAATATGCAATGAGTATCCATCCATATGAGACTTCTTCctagagaattctttcttaacgTTGACCGTTACATAGTAATGCACTCTCACATctataaatttatattattatttttattactagTAAATGGATGAGGTTCTATTTAGATCTGAATTGTATATTAACTATCATATCtatagtttaaatttttttatgtaaagtattaatttaaaaaatattgtcTTATTAATTGATTTTCTTTACATGCTATAAAGTTATCAATAGATCTATTTGCATGTTATATAGTtgtctatatttaaaaaaaaaaagctttCAAAAAATAGTTGTTTGTATATTTTGTGTGAATGTAAATGTAAATaggattttaaaaataattctactctatgcaagtgtaaataaaatttgacaaaaaaaatatttatacagatataattatgaaatataattttaataattgttaaatataaaaaataataattgttgAATATAATTATTAGTCACTTAAATATAAGTGTAACCttatgtcttcggacatgtagtgtcgcggtttaaacacttcgttggtgaagcggccatcAAGAttcaaatccctagaccttgtgcctTCACTAGACATATCTTCAAGAGAACGTCAATTAAAAAACTTTATTAACTTCACAAACACTTTTTCCTCCTTCAAATTTCAAGACACTTAGATCAAATTAAAATGACTATTGATTTAAAAGTTTTTCTCACCTTTTTGAAAAACTTCTCTAACCAAATAACTACCCAAAGATTTGTATCCCATAGAAGCAAAAAAGTAACCATAATGGGCTTAACCAGTACACTCTAAGCTTTGACCCCTAAGAAAGTCCTCTTGTCGTCCGTTTCCGTTCAAAAGTTATCATTGTTAACTGCTCAAACAAAAACAGCTCCCATGTGAAGGTACGGTGGATGCCCATAAGCTTTTGGTCTTCATTAGATTTCATCTTTACTTTGCATAATAATCTTGCGACTCAAATCAGGGCTTCCATGGAGATTCAAGTCTAATAATAACACTGCGAGCATCATTCTCGGTTGTGGGTATTTTTGCCGCAGAAGGGTATTTGTTCAATCTTATCACCAGGACAAATTTGTCATCACTTATAGAGTATCTCTGCTTCTTTTGTTGAAGCTCcatgcactttctcttctttttctagttttttatgaaaggTGTACACGAAGCCAAAATCTTTTTTAGTAGTTAACCGGAAACTAGAATATTTTCTGCAATCAACCATGATTTTAAATAATGTTGGACAAAGGAAGTTCTCTCATTTATTCTCTTTTAGTGTCTAATTGCCAGCCAAACCTCGAACATGGATAGGGAATATTAAAATGAAACTAATAAGACGCCTTTGTCCTATCTAAATTTTATGGTTAACTTGAAGGATTCTTTAAAATTATGATAGAAGATTGTGTAGCCTTTTTCAATTCAAATTGAAATAACTTAAGTAAACATTTGCAAATGTATAGGTGTAGTTAGGTTGCTTTTGTGTTTATAGTGTATAATTAGTAAAATGTTTGAATAAGTGTTTATctcatcatttataaaataatgttataaaaattttaaaaagataGGTGGAAATAGTCACACCCTTAAAATGGACACATACCATTGTTAATTAACTCTTAATTACCCATAATCTAATCATAAGGTTGTCTCATCATTATAGATTAAGAAGGTCCTCAATTCTTGGTTTTGAGGTCCATCCATTAGGTTTATGGGGTATGCAGTTTCTAGAACCAATAATAGATCCTCAAATTTATATCTCTAGTATGCTCTCTAGAATTGCAAGATATGGTTTTGCACCAACTTACCCTGCCCACCCTAACATTAGCTTTAGGATTttttttacttaaaaaaaaaaaattggtttttgttttttgtttttgtataAATATAATAATACTTCATATTATTATTGGTGATGAGCCACATATAATTCTAATTTTCCATTAAGGATTATTTGTTTAAACCATACCATGGtccatttgaataacaatgataacTTAATGAGAATCATATTGATATAAACAATGATGACCAAAATGACTATAATCATGAAGAACATGTGGCCCATcaaaaaaattcctcaaaaaagacaaaggctaaaacaataatgaaaatgcttaAGTTAACAAATGTTAGGTTTTAGATATGAAACCCTTGGTTTGAAATCTCAAATGAGGCTTAATGTTTCTTGAATGATGTTAATGAATGGCTTCATCATAGAGGAACACATTATGATCAGTCATGATTGTTGAAACAAAGATTTATACTTGAATGCTTGACTCCTTGATTGTATATCTATAGTCAATTATTCTTGATTGAACGTTTAATTGAAATATTTAGATTAGAGTTTGAGTGagagagggagttgtatttatatgcaacttacacctttttgaattttatttttgaggAATGTTGACATAAAATGGTGACTTTTTGTTACTTGCCAAGTTCACCATCGTAATTCATAATTTGGGGCCAAACTGCTTGGGCAAGGGCATTAGGTGCCCTAGTCTAGTATAGAGGTGTTAGGTGGTCATGAGTAGGGGATTGAACCAAGTTTCTAGATACAATTCTAAAAACAAGCACAATTAGGCATGAATTGGGTACACATTAGACCAACCACCAAAGTGGGTCCGaagtgagtgtgaaattgtaaagagaTACAATTTACTACATTATAGTATGTATCACAACTTTCATATGCCCATGCTAGGAAAATCCGCCATTTATATTATATCATTATTAGATATTtgtcttccatcccctatcattctATAAGTTTACTTGATCATTACTCAATTTACTTATTATTGATACTAGTTGGCATACTTATTTGCTTATCTCTAAAGTATATTTACTTTCAAGtatgtttttccctctccttcattTCTTGATAACATAAGAAAAAATTTGTTTGAAGAATCGTATGTTGTCTTCAACAATACTATGTTTGACTTTCATGTGGTGGTAGGtgttatataaaattaaaattatggaTACATAGATTGATCTCATATATTCACACCATGTACTCCATTTGCCTTTTCATTCAATGGCTACCAAAAAAACACTATTGTTATTTTTTGAGCAAGTGTATTTGCTAATTTTACTCATTTCATGTTCTCATTTTTCTTGGATAATTAAGCAAGCTCCTATTTTGTTCCTGATTTTCACTTTCAATTCACAAGCTACTCATACATTGAATTCCCTCTAGTTTTTGTGTTCTCAAGTAGAGCACATTCTAAAATGTGTACTTACACAGTGACACTTCCTAGGATCTATTATTCTATATAAATCTCCTTTGTATATTTTGATCTTGAATAATTactttacatatatatttatgatTGCTACATAATTTGAGATGCACTCATTTTAGATTTCACATATACACCTAAGTAGTTTTATTCTGATTTTGAGTAAATATCTTCATATGTGAACATGGTGAAAAAGACATTAGGATGACTTGAAAATCATGATGAATTAGGCAACACCCTTAAGTGGAAATAAAAATACTATAAATATTTAAGTAAAAAATGTAACAAATTAAAGGACATGtctatattataatataaaaaaataataataaaaatagtagaaaattgaatttaattataaaacactaatttatttttaaataatttaaaattaatatgataaaatcaaatatttcaaagaaacACTAAACTTTTCAAA is a genomic window of Cryptomeria japonica chromosome 7, Sugi_1.0, whole genome shotgun sequence containing:
- the LOC131035844 gene encoding cinnamoyl-CoA reductase 1-like, translated to MRQETVCVTGAGGFIASWLVKRLLTKGYTVKGAVRNPDDGKYKHLRELEGAKERLQLVKADILDYQSMIEAIRGCDGVFHMACLLTDDPEQVIEPAVKGTANVLDACAEWGVKRLVMTSSVGTVYMDPNRDPHLVVDENCWSDLDYCVQTKNWYCYAKTVAEKAAWKIAEERNLDMVVVNPSLVLGPLLQTSMNASTAHVMKYLTGSAKTYANLTQAYVDVRDVAEAHILVYETPSACGRYLCAESNMHRGELVDLLAQLFPQYPLPLMCSDQKNPRKQAYKFSNDKMRKLGLSFTPMKECLADTVASLQNKGFLH